The genomic stretch GATACATACAATCCTGACAGATTGATCTACAGCTGATTACAATGAGAGCTGAGGAACacataacattaaaaaaattattcaaccTCTGTTTTCTATACAATGAGAGCAGCAAAATCTATTCTGAGTGAGAAACAGGTCATCACACAATGTGGAACTTGTGATGACAATacttattttcaagaaaaagaaatgctcaaCCACACTTCGATAGCCTGAAAAAGCTAGCCATTATCTTTTCAAAGGGCTGAAACACAATTTAATTTGTGGGTGTCTGTAATACGCTTTGAGGTTCTCATAAGCTACATGTCATAGCAGTTATTTCACCTCACATTATCTGAGGACAGGCTGTCACACACCCAGAACCCATGGCAAAGCTGTGACACAAAGGCCACCATAATCCTACTATCCAGTGCTCTTTTCCACAAGGAATAAAACCCTTGAGACACCCACACATCCTCACCGGATTCTCCTGCCCTGGGGGCCGAGGGGACACAACTCCAGTCACTCGCACAACAGACTCCACTGGGGCTTTAGACAAGAGCTTCTTCACATGGGAGTGTGCCTGCAAAATGACAATGCCTCACAGAAATTCAAAGAACAGGACAAACATACCATGCTCAAGGGCCTCATTTCTTAATGGCCCATTTGAATACGGAACACTCCTTGTAAGCCAGAGGAAACAGTATTAATGTTTCTGTTGCAGTGTCAGATCAGGGCTCTCATAACACTTAAATCTATTTCTGAGTCAGAGCACTCAGTCTGACAAAGtacttcattctgctctccatgtCTGCTGGACCCAAGctaccaaaggaaaaatagaaataatacagACTTGTATTTTGGCAGCACTTACCTCATCCTGTGGAATGAGGATCTGGGTCAGTCCTTGGAAATCcctcaaaaccagaaacaggCCTTGTCTGATCcatgaaaaacacaaaaggaaaaccatttttttcaagaattcagtagtcttctgctttttaagcCAAAGCGCACGGCAACTAGCTACTTCCTGTACCTTGTGACTAATCTCAAAGCATTTCCAAGTAATGTATGTACAGATACTTTTCCCACATCTGAATCTAATCTGAAcaatttgtttcagattttgcCCAGCCACAGACAAACAATGTGCAAATAACCAGGAGAGGCAGGATTTTAACTTGAACATTAATCCATGCAGAGCAAGGATTATGAACACATGCAATTTCCTGCTGGGAAACATTGTTCAGACAAACACATTTAGATAAGCATTAAAACTAAAATTCAAACggatacaaaaaagaaaatccaaccACAAAACAAGAACACCACCACTGGTCCCATAAAAAGTTTCACATGAACAATCCGCACTCCTAGACCCAGAATCATAAATCTTGatctcttcagctgcagtaGAGAGCTACCATTGTACTTAATCCATTAAGAAGCTGTCATGGAACATGCTCTGGCTGTCTTTATAAAGAAGAGCACAACAATCTCATTGCAATAATCCTAACTCTGTTTCCTGGAACTCCACCCACAACTGTTCAAAGATGTGATGTGCAGGacctcctaaaaaaaaaaaaatccatgcagaCCATCACTGCAGAACAATGCTGGATAAAAAACAGCCTCTCTGAACTATACAACACAAAACGTAACTTTTGATACAAATTAATTTCACCAAAGCCACAGGACCTATCTCCTTTTTACAAGCACATACCCAGGATCAGAATTTTGGAGAATCATCCATGCTGTATGCAGACATGCTTTTCACCCTACATTTACAAGATGTACAACTCCATTAGGAGTGATTATATCATGCCACCTATAGCAAACTGTTGGAATTGAATATTTCATCCTCTGCTTACTACCTTTtcttaatatttcagttttaagcaAAGCTTCCATACTTCAAAATTGCATCACTAGATGCTGTAGTTGAAAAGACAAGCATCATTTGCTTAAAATTTAAGCACACTACATAGAAGAATTATTTGCTCACAGCCATTAGAATTGCTATAAATATGCTATTACTTGTGTTCTCTCCTATACAATGAGGGTAGTATTACTTACCTGCTTTGCAGTGCTGTAATGAGGATCAGCTTTATATAAATGTTAATTGAAGTTTCAAATACTGATCTAGCACAGTTCTCAACTGTTTTACTCACCTCAGAAGTGGCTGCTGCAGGGTATGAAAAGATAACCTGAGGCATAAAAAAGTGAATACAGGCCTAAAGCATACATTAGATCTAGCAAATAAGCATCTCCATTTTCACCTTGGTTTGCATTTACCTTTGATACTGAATCCATCCATACAGGGTGACCTCTTGTCCCACATGAGCAGAACAGAGCTCTCCACAAGTGTTGGTCCGAGTGACGAAGCTATTGAAGTCttgaataaaaagaataaattctttTGTGGCTTTTACAGACAAGCAAGACGAAACAGTTACAGAGTTCACCCAACACAATTTAGACATCAACAAAGAAATTACTCCATATATCCTCAATACAACTGCTGTAAGACATTAAATTATTCTAACCAGGTTTTTAAGAGGAATTATTTCTATGCCTCAGTCAAACTTTCATACAGAAATCTGAACACAGTCTTGCTGCAAACTGTTGCCCTGCAAGTTTCAggagcaagagaaaagaaagttgcAGATCAGTGCTGAGGCACACTGACAGTTCCACATTCGAATCTAGAAGACACAGCAGAAAGGGAGCTTGACAAGACTGAAACATACTGACACCCACCATATGGATGTACATTGAACAGCTTCCTGCCTGCAACTACTGGTAAAAGGCCTGAACCACGACTACAGAAAACTTGCTACAGACCCCAGTGTGCCTGGCATCATGACTTAGTTATAACCAAGCACACCATTTACAGAACATGCTAGAGTTTCATATTGCAAGGAGAAGTTTGAAGGATGCTATTACCTAGACATACACagatatgtataaatatatgaaCTAGTCTCCCTTGCTACCTTCATCACAGCCCAAAGTCTGCAGAGAGCAAAACGATTTGTTTTCATGTTAGGCATTCAGCTACCCCTATTATTTATAGATTGTGTGCTACAgaaaaaagagtggaaaaaagcaaagtaaaagctcagaaaaaaaaaaaagacaaattggTTTTCATATACTTTGAATCACAATTCACTATGAGATGCCAAGAGCCAAATAAAAACATGATTTGaagaaggcatttaaaaaaagggatctagggaaaataatttatcacGAGTGTGCCTTTAGTCTCCTCTTGCAGACTACCCTGTCCCGTgtcccaggaagaaaaaaaccaaccaaaacccagaagAGGCGGCGGCAGGGATAGGACAAACACTTCTTTCTCACCTGGAGCCGCcggtgccggggcaggggccgcCCGGTGCACagcccgcccgcagcccgcccGGGCCAGCGCTCCGGCCAGCGGGGGCAGCGCCCTGGGCAGCAGCCGCGGCAGGCGGGAAAGGGCCATTTCACAGCCTGCACCTGAATCAGAAACAAGATGGAACCGTCACAAACCCACGAGTCgttaaaaataaaggcagaaaagggaaagcGCCAGCGCCCGAGCCGCAGCCTCTCGCCCTcaggggcagccctgccgcgGAGCCCTATCTCCCGGAGGGGCCTCGGAGCCCCCGGCCGCAGACAGGCGGGCCACCTCGCGGTAGGGCCCGCTTCCCCCACGCTCATCGGGGAGAGGGCTCCTCACCCTGAGCGGCGGCAGAGCGGCCGGGCCGGAGGAACCCAACCTCACCCCACCCCTTCAACCACTACCGCCTCCGTCCCCCACTTCCGCCCGCCGCAAATATGGCGGCCGGGGCGACGCCCCGCCCAGCGCGCCGCGGGGGCTGACGGGAAGGGGGTTCAAACggcgcccggcggggagcggcgctgGAGCTGGTAGCGGTCATGGAGTCGGCGGACGGGGCGGCGCGGACGCTGCCCAGCACCAGGCGGCTGTCGCGGGGGCCGCTGTTCGGGCGGGCGCACGGGCGCTtcgggctcagccccagcagctggctgctCCCGCCGGCGCCGCGCTCCCAGGTAGGgccggggtggtggtggtggggcctgcccggccccccagccaggctgccccGCTGGCGCCGGCCCTGGTCCCTCGGCCGAGctcgctcccctcccctcccctccgctccccgcggccgcggggctcGCCGCTGCCTCCGCGCTGCCGCCTCCTGCGCGGCACCGCCCGCGGCGCCCTTAGGCGGGAAAACCGCCCCCGGTCGGGCGCAGAGCCTGGGCCGTGCGGGGTGGGGGCCCTCTGCAAGCCCTCATGGGGGAAGCGATCCTTGTCTGCTGAGTTTTAATGCTactttcttaactttttttttttttttaaaaggaaagcgCAGATCCCCAGACAACAGCGTTTCTACTGCGCAAGCAGTGGACCTTATACAGCGTGACTCCTCTGTACAGATTCTCTAACGCTCGGCTGAGGGATTACGCTAGACTGCTCAGTGCTTGTATTGCTGCCGAGAAGCAAAAAGGATTGGCGGTGGAAGTAGGGGTTGAGCTGGACATCAAAGTGGCTGTCTCCAGCCTTCCGGACCTGAAAGGTAGTGACCAAGACCAGGCTGCAATTCTTGTGCAGGTAAGGAGCCTTCCTAGCAGTCTCGATAATTATAATTGAGACTTGCATTTTATAACTTGCTTTTGCtctgtatcttaaaaaaaaaaaaatactaaaccCTAGCTGCATGGAATAATACTGTAGTATCTGTTGAGATTTAATGAAAGTCAGCCCTGTCCATCTTTAACTGGAGCAGAACATCCCATAAGCAATGGATATGTTTGTGATTTTGATTTAACTCTTTGGTAAGATCAGAGTAAGACTATAAGGAACAATCTTTGTCTAACTTTTTAGTTCAGCAGTCAATTTACTGCAAGAACTCAAGAGAGGTTATTTAGCTTCCTGGATAAAGCTGGTATAATCCTACCTCCTGGCCATAGCTCAAGTctaattaatatttctgaaatactttgccTCAAGTGAAAAATGCTACTGAAATGTCAAGTTCAGTATGGCAATCGTTATAGGATGTACCATGGACTGGCTATTCTTAAGCAGCATAAACTCAGATTTCAGGACTGTTGCTAATGAAGTAAAAAGTGCTCTTCCTGCTGTTTTTGACAGAATTGCCCATATCTTTTAGGGGTGTAATGCATAGACTGAATAACTgagctttacagaaaagaatgtTGCATGTGAGgtcctgaaaaaaatctcctaCCAAACACTTGAAACTATACAACAGAAACTGTCTTTGgctaaaaaaagccaaacttgCTTTGTAGCattcaaatgcttctttttcctaTCCCAGCTTTCTTCAAGATCACCAGCTTCCCAAAAAAACTCAGAAGAGAAACTGATATGGTCGGGCTGGTTCTGCTGTGTGTTTGGAGATGATCTTTCCGAGAATGTGCCAGAGGACTTCACTTGTTTACCTTTGTTTCTTGCTAATGGGGCAGAGACTTACACATCCATTGTTGGAAGTTGGTTTCAGAAGACTTTTGACTGCTGCTTCCGCCGTTTAGCCATCAGTCCTCTCAATCTCAGTTGGATGGCAGCTATGTGGACTGGATGCAAAGTGGACAAAACTGTATCTGCCATAGAACTTGTTTTCTCTGTCCCCTGTCTGCCCCATCCTCTGGATATTTCATATGCCATTCATCCAGAGGATGCAAAAGCTCTGTGGGACACAATCCAAAAAACTCCAGGAGAGATCACTCAAGAAGAGGTGGATGTTTTTATGGACTGTCTTTACTCTCACTTCCACAGACACTTTAAGATCCACTTGTCAGCTACGAAACTGGTGAAAGTTTCTACAGCAATTGCCTCAGCACACTGTGATGGGATTATAAAGGTGAGGTTTTAAGTAGCATGTTGTCCTAACTAATGCTAGACAAATAAAACAGTTGTACCTGACTAGAAATTCATTACTCTTAAAAATGAAGGTTTCATGTTTCCTATGCATAATTTCCTACAAGAAGTTAGTTAAATCCTCAGCTTTTATTAGTCATAATTAGTTCTGGTGTTGGAGCAGCTATCAATCAGTATTTTACTACTGTATTGCAGCAGAAGCTAGTAAAACCTAGTCTTGGGCTAGAAATATGTGTATTAGCTATGGCATGAACAGGAAAGTTTCTTTGCCCATTGGCCAAAACTTTGGCTTAAAAGATCCCAAACTTAatcaaaaatgttaaaaaaaaagttaattactTCTCTACTATTGCAGTTATTAAGATACAGGCATAGAATTAACCCACTACATAAGAAACTGGTGTGTGGGTGAGCTGAGAGACAACAGATGATCTTAAGAGTCAAAACATCTTGCTGGAAACTACTTCACTTGCAACCCTTTTCATAAAGGTGCTGGTCTCCCTATAGAGGTATCTATAATATGATTTAAACCCATAGAGAATAAATCCTTCCTGAAGTTTCTTCAAGCAATACAATATGGTCTTCTGAGTTAAAGAACAGTTTGTGTAAATGCAATTGCTTAAATTTAG from Pelecanus crispus isolate bPelCri1 chromosome 5, bPelCri1.pri, whole genome shotgun sequence encodes the following:
- the CENPL gene encoding centromere protein L isoform X2, which produces MESADGAARTLPSTRRLSRGPLFGRAHGRFGLSPSSWLLPPAPRSQESADPQTTAFLLRKQWTLYSVTPLYRFSNARLRDYARLLSACIAAEKQKGLAVEVGVELDIKVAVSSLPDLKGSDQDQAAILVQLSSRSPASQKNSEEKLIWSGWFCCVFGDDLSENVPEDFTCLPLFLANGAETYTSIVGSWFQKTFDCCFRRLAISPLNLSWMAAMWTGCKVDKTVSAIELVFSVPCLPHPLDISYAIHPEDAKALWDTIQKTPGEITQEEVDVFMDCLYSHFHRHFKIHLSATKLVKVSTAIASAHCDGIIKFLQSQYLTGVLMLLTELAISQIQ
- the CENPL gene encoding centromere protein L isoform X1; this translates as MESADGAARTLPSTRRLSRGPLFGRAHGRFGLSPSSWLLPPAPRSQVGPGCADPQTTAFLLRKQWTLYSVTPLYRFSNARLRDYARLLSACIAAEKQKGLAVEVGVELDIKVAVSSLPDLKGSDQDQAAILVQLSSRSPASQKNSEEKLIWSGWFCCVFGDDLSENVPEDFTCLPLFLANGAETYTSIVGSWFQKTFDCCFRRLAISPLNLSWMAAMWTGCKVDKTVSAIELVFSVPCLPHPLDISYAIHPEDAKALWDTIQKTPGEITQEEVDVFMDCLYSHFHRHFKIHLSATKLVKVSTAIASAHCDGIIKFLQSQYLTGVLMLLTELAISQIQ